Genomic segment of Benincasa hispida cultivar B227 chromosome 1, ASM972705v1, whole genome shotgun sequence:
TTATTGAGGGCTAATATCCATTTCCAATTTTGCCAATGCAAAGTACCACATACAATAAGGTTAATATTTCTAATGAGAAATGAAGAACGGGAAAAGGGGGAATGGCTTTGCTGAGACTACGTACCACAAGCTTTTCTTCAAGTTCTTTCCCTCCTCCAATTGTTACAAGAGCTAACTCAGGACTAAAGCCCTCGACATGACTAGCTTCTTTCTCAATAAAAGAGTATGGTATAAACTGCGTCAAAATCAAAGATTACATCATTTTACATATCCAGCATACACATTCATTCATATTAGAAACTCTTAAACACGCCAAAGACACACCTGCGGAAAGTACATATTCTCATGGCCGGTTTCTTTGAACTTGGCATTTAAAAATACCTGCAGAAAGAATCATCGTCTGATTAAACATACAAGAAAAATTGAATGTTCCAGGCAAAGTAAAGATTGATTGTAGCTTCCGCGACCTGAATTGCCTCCCATATGGCGTAGCCATAGGGACGAATAACCATGGTACCTCGAACAGGACCATAATCCGCGAGCTCAGCATTGGCAATAACATCCAAATACCAAGCATTGAAATCCTGCGACCGAGGCGTGATAGCTCCTTCAGGAACTCGATTCTTGGAGTTGTCGACACGAATTTCAGTGCCGGTGGACGAACTTCGAGCAGAGAAACCAGAAGAAAGCAGCGGCAACCGTAACGGGCGTTGCTGCCTCCATGAAATTCCCAAAGCTCGCCTGGAGAAGGTGAAGTTTGAAGAGCGAGATGAGGCTGGGGAAAGCAGAGAGGAGATCAAAGGTAGTCTCAGTGAAACTACCATTTCTTCGGAGTTTTTTCAACTATGAAACTGAGGGAGATGAGGTTTGGCTATGAACAAATGCAAATATGGGGATGACTTGAAAATTTGGATTCTATAGCCAAATTGGATTATGGGCTTTCTGAAATGGCCCAATGGGCCTGCTCCTCGTTCCCAAATATTTATGGGAAGAAAGATGCCTAAATTGAGTGAAAATAATAGAAGTTCTATTGAGAATATAAGagtgttcaaataacccgaaTAATTCGGACTATCCAATCTGATTGGGTtggtttaattttattcttaggTTAGGTTtggttgaatttttttatttttattaggtTAGGTTAGGTTATGGGTTGACTAAAAAAAATTTTGGGTTGACctaacccaacccgaattttgtatatatatatattcctctttgtttaaagtttgatttctttgtattgattaatttttcaatttttaattttttttttaaattgttatgatatttatctttgtttaaagtttacaataaatatcatagatatttggtatttagcatcttaattttatgagattctagttattagtcatgtgttgtataagttacatattttttattaaaaaataaaaataataataagttataaCCCAATAACCTAGTTGAAAActttatttgggtcatttgaGTTGTCAACCCAActcgaatttttgggttggtccaaaaaataccttcaacccaacccaattcctgataatttgaactttcaaacttataatagttgtacaattattacaatttttatATTCGTATGAGTTTGGACTAAATTTTTCAATTGAGGATATAATTGTAACTACCATCATATAagggtgatttttttttaatttgtcatataatttatcatttttgttTGTCGGTTACTCTATAATTCAATTAGGtgtcatttatatttttttaaaaataagtctcTAAACATCCTTTCACcaactttttttaaaactaaaaaaaagaatagaaaagaatagtttttaaaatattgttttttttttttttaatttgactaaaaactaaacttacaatttaaaaaaatatactatcttttttaagtatattaaattcttagtcaaattctaaaaataaaaacaaatttttttaagctataaaaaaaacacttttatgACAAATTTTGTACCACATTTTTTAGGAGATTTTTTTATGACTGCATTTTTACAATCTCTACTTCAATTAAAAGTTTTACACTCATTTTTCATTAACACTCAGTTTTACACTCATTTTTACAAATTGAAATTtagataattgttttttttttaatcaattttattttctcaacAGTTATGAGTAAAACAAAGAAATATAAAATGGGCAATGTAAAGAACTAAACCAAAAGAAACAGACAAAAGATCTGTTCCATTTCAATCTTTCCAAATGGCCCTTTCAAAAGGAAGCTGAGAGATGATAACCAATTTTCATCTCAATCAAACCACAAAAAACAAATcaactacaatctttctttcttgatttaAAACAACCTTAAGCATCCAAAAATCTACAAAaacattaaacaaaaaaaatccagTTTTAACATCCTCTAGCATCCATAGAATCTACAATCTTCATATCAAAGTACCACCACCACCATTACCAATCTTTCCAGATGAAAGCAAAGGCCAAGATGCGCTTCATGGGGTCTTTATCAATGTGAAATCGATACTATCACTGTCCTTCCAAACAGAAAAGCGATCTACCGAAGGTGATTCGGGCGATTTGAGAGGCGTTGATGATTCAAGTCCTCCTCTTCCAAACAGAAACGACTTCTTTGGAGATTGATCAAATCCCGCCCATTCCTCCATTTCCTTAAGCATCTTCAATGGACTATCAGGCTGGAAAACCCAAAAAACCCAACATGTTATTATGTTTTGCTCCAAAAGACTGTATAACTAAGGGGATATATCATCAAAACTCACCTTTCTTGTAGTGGAAGTGGATATCTTCAATTCTTTGGAGATATCTAAATGacaagaagaaataaaatatataaaacaaacaTTTCAAGAAACATCAAAGAAAAGTGTGCTTTTCGAGATAGATATCAAAACTTGACACAACCATACCAAGTCCAATGATGCTCAGAAATTGATCCTTGTTTAAGCAATTTTGTGCTTTAATACAATCTTGATGGTTGTGCAGGAAGCGCTCCTCACAAATAGCATTGTGATCGCTCTTTCCAAAGTTTGAAATATCCGAGAGTACTTTTCGAGTACCCTTCGGCACCCTCTCAGAGCCCTTTGGTACGTTCTTCTTTTTTCCtgcatcattttcttcatcaataaACATGAGATTCATCGTGTTCTGCCGTTTTGATGACTGGTTTATGACTGGCTTTCTTGAGTTAGATAGATCGCCAAGGGGCTTTCGCCCATTAAGCCCACTTTTTCTTTGTGAATTCATGGCATTAGCCTTCCCTGCAATGGCAGATCCTGTGACGCAAATtacaatattaaaaccatatcagCCAAATATATTTAAGGACAGATCAAACTTTAATTCAAACAGAAAGCTTCAGTTCCAACCATTGTAGCGAACATTGAGATTCTCGTCCTGAATAAGACCACCACCATTTTGCAATGTCATTGCCATCTTGTTGATACAGCAGATATGTATATTCTATCCTGCGAATAGAAAAATGGAACCGAGTATACAAATTAAGCGAAGAAATCAAGCCAAAGGCCTATACATGCTCCATGATACCTACGAAAATCAGTACTAATTCAGTTCAAGGTTAcctaaaactaaaatcatagaTTACGAATGAAGATTGCCTAAGACTAATCTTTCGTTCTAAATCTGCAATGAAAATCTTCCTAATTTTTCAGATCATCCCTTGGCAATCTCAAAAAAAACACGGAACCAAATTAAAAAGGAAGAAACAGAAAAGCACCAATTTTACATAATGAAATGTCTCCAGATTCTCATTTCATCATCCATCGACGACATAGGTAAAAGGAAGAACAATAAATTTCCGGTAGCAACTTTGACCAAACAAAACCCTAAAATCTTTTTCATCACTTCTCAACAATTTCCTGTTGTTCATCTGTTTCTCAATTAAACAAAGAATCACACAGTAATCAAAACAACAGCCTCAAAACGTAAAGTCAGAGAGAAACTCacagtaaaaaatattttgatctcGACTTTATTTGATTTCTTGTGGAAGAATTTCTGGCGATTTCTTCAAGGTTTAGTCCGTTGCAAAATTGGGAGTCCTTGAACGAGACTGTACTTAAATAGACGCAGCGCTCCTCCAACGGTAACTTTCTTTTCCAGTGAGGTTACGTTAATACCCTTCGTTTGAGTACGTTATTACGTTAATACCAtaaactctctctctcttttgggTCAAATGACCGTTGGCAAAATATGGCATTTCTTTTTAACTATAAAAAGTAAATtcgattttccttttttcaaaaaaaaaaatttccatgagacatgaagtttttttttttttttttttttttacttcactAAAAAGTGTGATAATATTTCTGTTTTAAGataatgtgtttttttttttttttactattttttcttgtttcaacGCATCAAAATATATTGAGAATAATTACCTAATGTTTATATTATGTAATACAAATAAGATATGACGCAAcattaacaacaataatataattattttatcctttaaACATCCAAATTTGATCGGCTaaaaatagaatagaaaaatACTTTCTTCCATCATACTTGCttaagattaaaaataattaagttaaaagaTTAGTTTACATCttatactttgaaatttgttcaattttagtttattttcaattattcCGTTGTAATTTTGTTGTCTCAATAAAGCCTAAATGTGGTCCTATTTTTAATCTATTGTTgagttcttacttttttttaaattaaaaaaaaaaaattgttatatattaaCATTGTTACTGTAACTTTTGAAAACACATGCACATATTCATTTCCTTGTATGAaaactattataatttatttaaccaaatttggtataaatttttttttgagggactgatttaagatttattaaaattttatagactGAAATTGaactaactttaaaatatatagactaAGATGGAATTAAGTCGACAACAAACATTCTCATATAAGAGAGTGTAAATCGAGAAAGAATGtttattatacaattaataaaattacTTCAATCAAGTTACCAATTGTCAGGATGGCCGAGTGGTCTAAGGCACCAGACTCAAGTTTTGGTCTTCGGAAGAGGGCGTGGGTTCAAATCCCACTTCTGACATATCATTTTGAATTTCCTCAAAATAATATTGAGATTGGTATTACTTTGCTTTAAACTGTTAAAACAgctttaattatgcattcataaaatagaaaatcgATATCGAGAAACATTGAAACtttaatattcaattaattgttttttattagGTTAATACGTGAAATGaagtattatttatttaaaaacgccaagttaaaaaatattcattttgggcTAAATTTTAAGCTCAATAGGCCACttaattctatatttttattaataaaattattaaatcatgatattataataaataaaaaagaaaaagaaaaccctaaaattaaaaactaaaacttcttcggttcttcttcttcagccGACGACACGACATCCATCTTTGCTTCCTCATTCTTCAGACTTCTCACTGGTTCTTCACGCTTCACGCCTGGCCTCACCTCACCGTCAACTTCTCTCGTCTCCTCACACTCACGCCTGGCCTCAGGTAGCCCAATAGCCCAGTTTCAATCTCCCTCCaacttctttctttatttcaaCCCTTGGAATTTTGATTTCAAGTTCTTTTTAATCTTATGTTTCCATTTTCAATCTCTGAAATTTCCATTTCCTTTGATTttaaggttttaaaatttttttttttaacagtgTTTGTGCTTCATAGGTTGAATCAAATGAGATTTGGTGATTATGCTTCATAGATTACATTTAGtatcttttttatattaaattgtatatatgaaaaaaataaaaataccatatccttagacatatttaaaaattgacaaATCACCATATCCATATTGTCGATACCTATGCTTCATAGATAAATACttctaaaaaaggaaaattttaaatcaataaatgcaTAAACAAATTAGGgaaattttcaatataaaaactatttatacaaaacattaaaatttatttttttataaatatggaTAGAAAcctatcattattattttttttttgctacaataaataatttgaccattttttagaaaaaaattccaACAAATTATTTAGATTGAAAAAACAACCATTCATCTTTTCTATCGCGTTGGAACAACCATACCATTTCTTCTTGGCCCTTTGATTACTTCTTACACCTTTCTATGAACCTTACCTTCgatgtgaaaatttgaaatgaaaaaagCATTTCAAATTTTGGGTAGAAAAAATTAACGCCTGAAACTTCTTGAAATTAGAGTTCGACTTGAATATAATTTGGTTAAAGGCAATGAAAAACAGGGTAAAAAGAAGAAGCGGCAGTTAATTATGTCCACAATAATCACCAAAATTGTTAAGACAAATTCTTACACTCGCATATGGGATTTTAAATCAAGATCTCGGCTACAAGCTAGCTTATAAGAAACATGGATAAACTACAGGTACCTATAAAGCATTCTTAAAACTCCAATCTTGGTTTAATTGAACTGTCTAAGCTGCAGCCTTCTGTTTCTTCGGCGCCCGATAGATACCAACAACACAAGCATGATCTCGCTCGAATGGTTCAAGAGTCACTTGCTCGGTTGGTTTGAACTGATCAGCTTTTAGCTTATTAACTTCACTTGCAAACACTGCCTCTGCAGGAACGGTTGAGTCAATGCAGTTGGCCTGaaaaaaaagttccaaaagaaATATGTTAACTTCCATTCACGGGTTATGCTTTCTTCTTGTCTTTATCAACAACACGGAAATCATTCTTCACTCACCTTGATAGATATAACAAAATGGCCACCGGCTTTGAGAAAATATGATGCATTAAGTGCTAAAATTCTTGCCTGCAATGAAAAACAGTTCAAAGAATGTCAAGGTAAGAAATTGAAATGTCGAAGTTAATAGTTTAAGGATGCATAAATGAGTGACTGATGTTCAACAGTTGATCATAGTGTGATATTATTAGTCTTGGACGCATCAGAAACTCGGGTTGTGCATCATTCAAGATGTCTTGAAGGGGAATCCGAGTAATTCATCACATGCTTAACAAAGAGAAGATCCAGGCAAAAACATGATGAGATAGATACATGGCATTATGTTCATTAGCAAATATACCTGCAGATGACCAAAAAATGGGAATCAAATTATTATCAAGCACTAATATATTTTGATCGGAAATGGGTAAGAAACCTTAGGCTCACAAAGTTATAGGATAATCCCCTTATATCCCATTTCCTGAACAAGATGATCTAAACAATATAGATCATTGTTCTACtctttcctccttttttttctAGTAGACTCTAAATAGAATATAAACCTCCAAACCTGAACTGATTCGGGGTAGATCATCATCTTTTTTTTGTAGGACATCCAGAGTCAATTGTTAGCATAAATACGTGAAATGAATAAGAatttgctaatttttttttttttttgtgagtgGGTGGGGAATTAGAAAGATAACGCCAAAATCTAAACATGATGGTATATTTGCTATTTCTTGTAGAATAGTCAGAAATTGGTTAAGATTTCAGATTATTGCTAAACATGCTATGAAACCAAGTTGGTTGGTTAGAATCAAAGCATGGAATAGAAATGACATgccaaaataataacaaaaatatttcatgaggaATGGAAAAATGAACAAGGAAACTAACAATCCAACCACAAAGCA
This window contains:
- the LOC120087032 gene encoding uncharacterized protein LOC120087032; the protein is MAMTLQNGGGLIQDENLNVRYNGSAIAGKANAMNSQRKSGLNGRKPLGDLSNSRKPVINQSSKRQNTMNLMFIDEENDAGKKKNVPKGSERVPKGTRKVLSDISNFGKSDHNAICEERFLHNHQDCIKAQNCLNKDQFLSIIGLDISKELKISTSTTRKPDSPLKMLKEMEEWAGFDQSPKKSFLFGRGGLESSTPLKSPESPSVDRFSVWKDSDSIDFTLIKTP